A stretch of Triticum aestivum cultivar Chinese Spring chromosome 1D, IWGSC CS RefSeq v2.1, whole genome shotgun sequence DNA encodes these proteins:
- the LOC123156952 gene encoding ankyrin-1-like produces the protein MASSTSVAPPSSPNALAVRHADGQQLQVIDGKTSRRGGDTTPESINPLLLASVCYGSAGALNFLFNREDAKVAPMIMPTQAFLDLLVGYTPSRSTRRRLTVLHASGGVEDVVDQLDLQAATPLLKGITAEGDTALHVVASHGDNLEFLECARIIVKRYQALLFSLNNKDDTPLHCAARAGHSKMLSCLIEVATSHKRLHELLRQENMCKETALHDAVRIGSNDIVMRLLAADSDLANYPKEGTSPLYLAISLQKDIIARTLHEKSDGNLSYFGPKGGNALHAAILRGTGTKSSILKLISAPD, from the coding sequence ATGGCGTCGAGCACCAGCGTTGCACCTCCTAGCTCGCCAAATGCTCTGGCGGTAAGACATGCAGATGGCCAGCAGTTACAGGTGATCGACGGCAAGACTTCACGAAGGGGTGGGGATACAACACCGGAGTCCATAAACCCCCTGCTGCTGGCATCTGTGTGCTATGGCTCGGCCGGTGCATTGAATTTCCTTTTCAACAGGGAAGATGCAAAAGTGGCACCAATGATAATGCCTACTCAGGCATTTCTTGACTTGTTAGTGGGATACACCCCTAGTAGGAGCACCAGAAGGAGACTGACCGTGCTGCATGCTTCTGGCGGTGTAGAAGATGTCGTTGATCAACTTGATTTGCAAGCAGCAACTCCGCTTCTCAAGGGCATCACGGCCGAGGGGGATACCGCGCTACATGTGGTCGCTAGCCATGGGGACAACCTGGAGTTTTTGGAGTGTGCTAGAATCATCGTCAAGAGGTACCAAGCACTATTATTTTCTCTAAATAATAAGGATGACACGCCCTTGCATTGTGCTGCTAGAGCCGGCCATTCCAAGATGCTTTCTTGTCTCATTGAAGTTGCTACAAGTCACAAGAGGCTGCATGAACTATTGAGACAGGAGAATATGTGTAAGGAGACGGCCTTGCATGATGCTGTACGGATTGGAAGTAACGATATTGTCATGCGTTTGTTGGCAGCTGATTCTGACTTGGCTAATTATCCTAAAGAAGGCACTTCACCATTGTACCTAGCAATTTCACTGCAAAAGGACATCATTGCAAGGACACTACATGAGAAGAGCGACGGGAATCTTTCATATTTCGGACCAAAAGGGGGAAATGCGCTACATGCTGCAATTCTTCGAGGCACAGGTACCAAAAGTTCTATTCTAAAACTTATTAGTGCACCTGATTAA